CCTGGATCGCCCCCGTGCCGGACAGCCCCTGCCGTCCGCATGTGCTGTCGGCGGCCGGGGCGGCCGGGTTCACTCCGGACGTCGTGCACCAGGCGATGGACTGGAACGTGATGGCCCATCTCGTCGCGCACGGGCTCGGGGTCGCGCTGATCCCACGGCTGGCACAGCTGACGCCCCACCTGCCCATCACCCGGGTGCAGTGCGCGGCCGACCCGCACCGCAAGCTCCTCACCTGCACGCGCCGCGGCGGCCACAAGCGCCCCGCGGTCGCGGCCGCGCTGGCGGAGCTGCGTGAGCTGGCGCCCAAGGCGGTGGCCTGACGCACGCAGGGGCCGGAGCCTCTCGCGGCTCCGGCCCCTGTGGGGGAGGGGTGTGGCTCAGGCCGCGGCGGTCTCGCCGGCGTGCACGTGCAGCCGGGCGACGACCTCGGCGAGGTCCGCGGCGACCTCGGCGTCGTCGGCGGGGTGCGTCTCGGCGAAGCGGGTCACGGAACCGGCGATGGACAGCTTGACGTCCTCCAGCACCTTGCCGCCGGCGATGCCCACGGCCTTGCGGGCCTCGTCCTGCGCCCATACGCCGCCGTACTGGCCGAAGGCGGTGCCGACCACGGCGACCGGCTTGTCGGTGATCGCGCCGGCGCCGTACGGGCGGGACAGCCAGTCGATGGCGTTCTTCAGGACGGCCGGGATGGTGCCGTTGTACTCGGGCGAGAAGAACAGGAAGCCGTCGGCGGCCTGAGCGGCCTCGCGCAGCTTGGCCGCCGGGGCCGGGACGCTGCCCTCGACGTCGAGGTCCTCGTTGTAGAAGGGGATCTCGGCCAGGCCCTCGAACAGGTGGACATCCGCGCCCTCCGGGGCCAGCTTGACGGCGGCCTCGGCGAGCTGACGGTTGTGCGAACCGGCGCGAAGGCTGCCGACGAGCGCAAGGATGCGAACAGACATGCGAACTCCAGGGGTGCTGAAACATTGCCGAAAACGATCCGGACCGGGGTCCGTTTACTGTTGTAGCACCATAACCGGACCGCGGTCCAGTTTCATTCCCCATGCTTTACGCTGTTTTCATGTCCACCCCTCTGCCGCCCTTCCCGGGGCCTCAAGAGCCCTTCGACGAAGCCGGGTTGTTGCAGCTCGGCAGCGCCGAAGGCGAGCCGTGCCTGCGTGCCGACGCGGCGCGCAACCGGGCTCGGCTGCTGGAGGCCGCCGCCGAGCTGATCGCCGAGCACGGTGTCGCGGGGGTCACGATGGAGGCGGTGGCCGCGGCGGCCGAGGTGGGCAAGGGCACGGTCTTCCGCCGCTTCGGCGACCGCACCGGCCTGCTGACCGCGCTGCTCGACCATTCGTCGCGGAAGCTGCAAGCAGACTTCCTCGGCGGACCGCCGCCCCTGGGGCCCGGGGCGCCGCCGGTCGAGCGGCTGCGGGCGTTCGGCGTGGCCGTGCTGTACCGCTCGGCCGAGCAGCTGGAGCTGGAACTGGCCGCTCAGCCGGAACCGACCCGCCGGTACACCCACCCGTCGCTCCGGGCGCTGCGCACGCACATGGTGATCCTGCTGCGGCAGATCGTGCCCGACGCCGACTGCCAGCTCCTCGCCCAGACGCTGCTGGGCTACCTCGATCCCGCCGTGATCCACCATCTGACCAACCAGTGCGGGATGCCGCTGGAGCGGCTGGAGACGGGCTGGGTCGACCTGGTCGCCCGCGTCACGCGTACCGACCCGCCTCGCTGAGCCGCGTTCGTACAACCTTCACCCGCCCGATCCCGCCCGAACCCCCGCCCCGGCCCTCTGCCAAGATGCGATACGTCATGGTGCAGATACCGAAAACGACAGCCCCCGTGTCGCCCGCGCAGCACCCTGTGCCCACGAGCGCGGATGTGGCCCGCCTGGCCGGCGTCTCGCGCGCGACCGTCTCCTACGTGCTCAACAACACCAGCGCCGTCCGGATCAGCGAGCCGACCCGGCGACGGGTCCACCAGGCGGCGAAGGACCTCGGGTACGTGCCGCACGCCGCCGCCCGCAGTCTGCGCGCCGGGCACAGCCGGCTCGTCCTGATGCCCGCCCCGACCATCCCGGTCGGCCCGCTCTACAGCCAGTTCATCAACGAGCTCCAGTGGGCGCTCAGCCGGCTCGACTACACGGTCGTCCAGTACGGCACCGTCGGCCTGCACGGCGACGAAGCCGCCCGCGCCTGGGCGGAGTTGCGGCCCGTCGCCGTCCTCGTCCCGGGCGCCGGCCTCGGCCCGCAGGGCGTCACGGTGCTGAAGCGTTCCGGCGCCCGGGCCGTCGTCACCCTCGGCCCCGAAACCGTCGACGGCGCCCACGCCCTGCTCATGGACCACGCGACCGTCGGCCACTGCGCCGCCACCCACCTGTACGACCGCGGCCGGCGCCGGATCGGCGTCGTCGTACCGGAGGAGCCGGGCCTGGAGACCTTCTCCGCGCCCCGCCTCGCGGGCGTACGCAGCGCCCTGCACGGCACGGACGCCACCGTCACCGAACTGCCTCTCGCCTACGAGGAGTCCTCCGGCGCCCGGCTCGCCGCGCGCCGGCGGGAACTCGACCTGGACGCCGTGTTCGCGTACAACGACGAGTACGCGATGCTGCTGATGCGCGCGCTGCAGGACGAGGGGGTCGACATTCCCGGGGACACGGCGATCATCGGAGCCGACGACCTGATGCTCGGGCGGCTGCTGCGGCCCCGGCTGAGCACGGTCCACATCGAGCTGCCGTCCGGCCGTGACCTCGCCGAACTCGTCGACCGTGCGGTGCGCGACCCGGGCACCGCACCCGAACGGCACACCGTGCTCGGTGCCACGGTGGTGCACCGCGAATCCAGCTGAACCCCAGGGGAGGCGCACCATGCGCACGACGGTCGGCATCATCGGCGGCGGCCCCGCCGGACTGCTCCTCGCCCGTCTGCTGCACCGGACGGGCATCGACTGCGTCGTGCTGGAGAGCAGAAGCAGACAGTACGTCGAACAGCGCCAGCGCGCCGGAATGCTGGAGCAGGGCACGGTCGACGCCCTGCGCGAGGCCGGCGCCGCCGAGCGGCTTGACGCCGAGGGACTTGTCCACCAGGGCATCGAGCTGCGCTTCGGCCGGGAACGGCACCACCTCGACTTCCCGGCCCTCACCGGCGGCCGTACTGTCACGATCTACGCCCAGACCGAGATCGTGAAGGACCTGGTGGCGCTCCAACTGGCCGAAGGGCCACCGCTGTTGTTCGAGGCGGAGGTGCTCGCCGTGGAGAAGCCGGAGAGCGAGGCGCCCGTCGTACGGTTTTGGCACGAGGGCCATGAGCAGGCGCTGACCTGCGACTGGGTGGTCGGCTGCGACGGCTCCCACGGCATCGCCCGGGACAGCTTCCCGGCCGCGCGCAGTCGCTCGTACGCGCACGACTACCCGTACTCCTGGCTGGGGATCCTCGCCGACGTCCCGCCGTCCTGCGACGAGTTGGTCTACGCCCGTGGCGAGCACGGCTTCGCCCTGCACAGCATGCGTTCGACGAGCGTCTCACGCCTGTATCTGCAGGTCCCGAACGGCACCGACCCCGACGACTGGCCGGACGACCGCATCTGGGACGAACTCGCCGCCCGCTTCGCCATCGACGCCGACTGGACCCTGCGTCGCGGCCCGATCACGTCCAAGTCGGTGACGCCGATGCGGAGTTACGTCCACGAACCGATGCGCCACGGACGGCTGCTGCTCGCCGGGGACGCCGCCCACATCGTGCCGCCCACCGGGGCCAAGGGCCTCAACCTCGCCGTGTCCGACGTTCGTGTCCTCGCCCGCGCCTTCGGTGAACTGCACCGCACCGGGGCCGAGCAACTCCTCGACAGGTACTCGGAGTTGTCTCTCGCCCGGGTCTGGCAGGCGACTCGATTCTCGTACGACATGACGACGCTGCTGCATGTACGGCCGGACGGGGACGCCTTCGACGACCGGCTGCAACGGGCCCGCCTGCGCCGGATCACCGCGTCCCGCCACGCGGCCGCCGAACTGGCCGCGAACTACGCGGGACTGCCGCTGGCGTTGTAGGACGATGTGCGCCACGCCGCCGCGCACACGGCGGCGTGGCCATGGCACAACGCCCCTGCGTTCACTCCCTGTTCTGCTCGGCCTTGGTCTGCTGCTCCTCGACGGCCTTGCGGACCTCGTCCATGTCCAGCTTCCGGGCCTGTCCGATGACATCGGTCAGCGCGGCCTCGGGCAGGGCGCCGGGCTGCGCGAACACGGCGACGCGGTCCCGGACGATCATCAGGGTCGGGATCGACTGGATGCCGAACGCGGAGGCCAGTTCCGGCTGCGCTTCCGTGTCGACCTTGCCGAACACCAGGTCCGGGTTCTCCTCGGCGGCCTTCTCGTAGACCGGGGCGAACTGACGGCACGGCCCGCACCAGGACGCCCAGAAGTCGATCAGGACGAAGTCGTTGTCCGTGACCGTCTGGTCGAAGTTCTCCTTGGTGAGCTCCACGGTGCTGCTCATGGCGTGATTCCCTCTTCCTGATGTCGGGGCGAAGCCGTCCGCACAACACGTCCGACCCGTTGCGTATTCCGCGCACGTACCCGTGTGGCCACAGCGCACACCACCCACCAGACTGACCCCATGACGGAAACGGATTCCAACGTGTACGACGTCGTGGTGCTCGGAGCCGGGCCCGTGGGGGAGAACGTCGCCGACCGCACCCGTGCGGCCGGCCTCGCCACCGCGGTCGTGGAGAGTGAGCTGGTCGGCGGCGAGTGCTCGTACTGGGCGTGCATGCCCAGCAAGGCCCTGCTGCGCCCGGTCATCGCCCAGGCCGACGCCCGCCGCCTCGCCGGTCTGAAGGAGTCGGTGCAGGGCCCGCTCGACACCGCCGCGGTGCTCGCACGCCGCGACGAGTTCACCTCCCACTGGAAGGACGACGGCCAGGTCCAGTGGATCGACGGCATCGGCGCCGACCTCTACCGCGGCCACGGCCGCCTCACCGGACCCCGCGAGGTCACCGTGACCGGCCCGGACGGCGAACAGCACGTCCTGACCGCACGGCACGCCGTCGCCGTCGCCACCGGCAGCCGCGCCCTCGTGCCCGACCTGCCCGGGCTCGCCGACGTCAGCCCGTGGACCAGCCGGGAGGCCACCAGCGCGAAGGCCGCGCCCGGTCGGCTGATCGTGGTGGGCGGCGGCGTCGTGGCCACCGAGATGGCCGCCGCCTGGCAGGCCCTCGGCTCGCAGGTCACGCTCCTCGTCCGCGGCAAGGGCCTGCTGGGCCGCATGGAGCCCTTCGCCGGCGAGCTGGTCGGCGACGGGCTCACGGAAGCGGGGGTGGACGTGCGTACCGGCACGTCGCTCGCATCGGTGAGCCGTGAGAACGGCACGGTCGTGGCCGTGACCGAGGCCGGCGACCGTATCGAGGGCGACGAGATCCTCTTCGCCACCGGGCGCGCCCCGCGCACCGACGACATCGGCCTGGACACGGTCGGCCTGGAGCCGGGCTCCTGGCTGCCCGTCGACGACAGCCTGTGCGTCACCGGCAGCGACTGGCTCTACGCGGTCGGCGACGTCAACCACCGCGCCCTCCTCACCCACCAGGGCAAGTACCAGGCCCGGATCGCGGGCGCCGCCATCGCCGCCCGAGCCTCCGGCGTACCGCTCCTGGAGTCGGACCCGTGGGGCGCCCACGCCGCCACCGCCGACCACGCGGCCGTACCCCAGGTCGTGTTCACCGATCCGGAGGCGGCGGCCGTAGGGCTCTCCCTCGCCGAGGCGGAACAGGCGGGCCATCGCGTCCGCGCCGTGGACGTCGAGCTGTCCTCGGTCGCCGGCGCGGGCCTGTACGCCGACGGCTACCGTGGCCGCGCCCGTATGGTCGTCGACCTGGAACGCGAGATCCTCCTCGGCGTCACCTTCGTCGGCCCCGGCGTCGGCGAACTGATCCACTCGGCCACGATCGCGGTCGCCGGGCAGGTCCCGATCGGCCGGCTGTGGCACGCGGTGCCGTCCTATCCGACGATCAGCGAGATCTGGCTGCGGCTGCTGGAGGCCTACCGGGACAACTGAGTCACGCCTCAGGCAGCCGGAATCGCAGGGCAGCCGCCGCCGCATCCGGCGTCGGCTGCGCCCAGCGCTCGGCCATCGCCCGGCTCGAGGACAGTGAGCGCAGCTCCGCGCGGTCCAGATACAGCGTGCCGTCGAGGTGGTCCGTCTCGTGCTGCACGATCCGCGCGGGCCAGCCGCTGAACACCTCGTCCAGGGGGCGGCCGTACTCGTCCTCGCCCGTCAGTCGCACCTCGGCGTGCCGTGCCACCACCGCCTGCCAGCCCGGCACGCTGAGGCAGCCCTCGAAGAACGCGGCCCGGCCGGGCCCGACGGCTTCGTACGACGGATTGACCAGCACCCGGAACGGCTGCGGCACCCGCCCGCGCGCCACCCGCACCTCGTCGGGAACCGGCGCCGGGTCCTCGATGACCGCGATCCGCAGCGGTACCCCTACCTGCGGGGCCGCCAGGCCCACGCCCGGCGCCGCGTGCATCGTGCCGCGCAGCGCCGCGACGAAGCGCGCCAGAAGCGCGGGGTCCAGCTGTCCGTCGAAGGGCTCGGCGGCGTGCCGCAGCACCGGTTCGCCCGCTTCGACGATGGTCAGCGGTCCCTCGGCGGCGAGGAGTTCCTCGACCAGCTCGGCAACGGGCGCGCGGTCATGGGGAGATGCCATCGCGCCAGAATGCCACGGCACCACGACGACCGGATCGCAACTGTGTGGCCTACGTCACTCCGGATGCCGGGAACTCGGCGCCCTCTTCCCCCGACTACTGGACCGCCAGACCCGAGAAACGTCCCCAGCCCCGGAGAAGCCGCCGATGTCCATCGCTCCCTCGACCTCCACGGACGAGGCCCCGAAAGCCGCCGCCCCGGCGCCGTCCCCCAGCAGATGGGCCCCGCTCCGCCCCCTGGTCCTGCGTCTGCACTTCTACGCGGGCCTCGTCGTCGCACCGTTCCTGCTCGTCGCCGCCACCACCGGTCTGCTGTACGCCGCCTCGTTCCAGGCCGAGAAGATCGTGTACGCCGACGAGATGACCGTCCCGGTCGGCGACACCAAGCTGCCGATCTCCGAGCAGGTGGCCGCCGCCCGCGAGGCCCACCCCGACGGCACGGTCTCGGCGGTGCGCCCCTCCCCGGCGGACGACGCGAGCACCCGGGTGCTGCTGTCCGGTGTCGAGGGCGTCGACGACACCCATACGCTCGCCGTGTTCGTCGACCCGTACACGGCCGAGGTGCGTGGCGCCCTCGAACAGTACGGCGCGACCGGCGCACTGCCGCTGCGCACCTGGATCGACGAGTTCCACCGGGACCTGCACCTCGGCGAGAACGGCCGCCTCTACAGCGAGTTCGCCGCGAGCTGGCTGTGGGTGATCGCGGGCGGCGGCGTGGTGCTGTGGCTTTCCCGCCGCCGGGCCCTGCGGAGGGTACGGCGCACCAGCGGG
This genomic window from Streptomyces sp. DG2A-72 contains:
- a CDS encoding 4-hydroxybenzoate 3-monooxygenase, which encodes MRTTVGIIGGGPAGLLLARLLHRTGIDCVVLESRSRQYVEQRQRAGMLEQGTVDALREAGAAERLDAEGLVHQGIELRFGRERHHLDFPALTGGRTVTIYAQTEIVKDLVALQLAEGPPLLFEAEVLAVEKPESEAPVVRFWHEGHEQALTCDWVVGCDGSHGIARDSFPAARSRSYAHDYPYSWLGILADVPPSCDELVYARGEHGFALHSMRSTSVSRLYLQVPNGTDPDDWPDDRIWDELAARFAIDADWTLRRGPITSKSVTPMRSYVHEPMRHGRLLLAGDAAHIVPPTGAKGLNLAVSDVRVLARAFGELHRTGAEQLLDRYSELSLARVWQATRFSYDMTTLLHVRPDGDAFDDRLQRARLRRITASRHAAAELAANYAGLPLAL
- a CDS encoding TetR/AcrR family transcriptional regulator, producing the protein MLYAVFMSTPLPPFPGPQEPFDEAGLLQLGSAEGEPCLRADAARNRARLLEAAAELIAEHGVAGVTMEAVAAAAEVGKGTVFRRFGDRTGLLTALLDHSSRKLQADFLGGPPPLGPGAPPVERLRAFGVAVLYRSAEQLELELAAQPEPTRRYTHPSLRALRTHMVILLRQIVPDADCQLLAQTLLGYLDPAVIHHLTNQCGMPLERLETGWVDLVARVTRTDPPR
- a CDS encoding peptide deformylase; translated protein: MASPHDRAPVAELVEELLAAEGPLTIVEAGEPVLRHAAEPFDGQLDPALLARFVAALRGTMHAAPGVGLAAPQVGVPLRIAVIEDPAPVPDEVRVARGRVPQPFRVLVNPSYEAVGPGRAAFFEGCLSVPGWQAVVARHAEVRLTGEDEYGRPLDEVFSGWPARIVQHETDHLDGTLYLDRAELRSLSSSRAMAERWAQPTPDAAAAALRFRLPEA
- the trxA gene encoding thioredoxin, with product MSSTVELTKENFDQTVTDNDFVLIDFWASWCGPCRQFAPVYEKAAEENPDLVFGKVDTEAQPELASAFGIQSIPTLMIVRDRVAVFAQPGALPEAALTDVIGQARKLDMDEVRKAVEEQQTKAEQNRE
- a CDS encoding NADPH-dependent FMN reductase produces the protein MSVRILALVGSLRAGSHNRQLAEAAVKLAPEGADVHLFEGLAEIPFYNEDLDVEGSVPAPAAKLREAAQAADGFLFFSPEYNGTIPAVLKNAIDWLSRPYGAGAITDKPVAVVGTAFGQYGGVWAQDEARKAVGIAGGKVLEDVKLSIAGSVTRFAETHPADDAEVAADLAEVVARLHVHAGETAAA
- a CDS encoding LacI family DNA-binding transcriptional regulator, which produces MVQIPKTTAPVSPAQHPVPTSADVARLAGVSRATVSYVLNNTSAVRISEPTRRRVHQAAKDLGYVPHAAARSLRAGHSRLVLMPAPTIPVGPLYSQFINELQWALSRLDYTVVQYGTVGLHGDEAARAWAELRPVAVLVPGAGLGPQGVTVLKRSGARAVVTLGPETVDGAHALLMDHATVGHCAATHLYDRGRRRIGVVVPEEPGLETFSAPRLAGVRSALHGTDATVTELPLAYEESSGARLAARRRELDLDAVFAYNDEYAMLLMRALQDEGVDIPGDTAIIGADDLMLGRLLRPRLSTVHIELPSGRDLAELVDRAVRDPGTAPERHTVLGATVVHRESS
- a CDS encoding NAD(P)/FAD-dependent oxidoreductase, yielding MTETDSNVYDVVVLGAGPVGENVADRTRAAGLATAVVESELVGGECSYWACMPSKALLRPVIAQADARRLAGLKESVQGPLDTAAVLARRDEFTSHWKDDGQVQWIDGIGADLYRGHGRLTGPREVTVTGPDGEQHVLTARHAVAVATGSRALVPDLPGLADVSPWTSREATSAKAAPGRLIVVGGGVVATEMAAAWQALGSQVTLLVRGKGLLGRMEPFAGELVGDGLTEAGVDVRTGTSLASVSRENGTVVAVTEAGDRIEGDEILFATGRAPRTDDIGLDTVGLEPGSWLPVDDSLCVTGSDWLYAVGDVNHRALLTHQGKYQARIAGAAIAARASGVPLLESDPWGAHAATADHAAVPQVVFTDPEAAAVGLSLAEAEQAGHRVRAVDVELSSVAGAGLYADGYRGRARMVVDLEREILLGVTFVGPGVGELIHSATIAVAGQVPIGRLWHAVPSYPTISEIWLRLLEAYRDN